A genome region from Lactobacillus sp. ESL0791 includes the following:
- the deoC gene encoding deoxyribose-phosphate aldolase has protein sequence MELSKYIDHTLLIPDATEKQVDEVIQQAVDNHFHAVMINPYWVKKVSEALKGTKISTACVIGFPLGANTTRIKTLEAEDAIANGVNEIDMVMNIGEMKSGHYDKVEEDIQAVVNVGHASNKIVKVIIETCLLTDNEITKASKIVAKTGADFVKSSTGFSTEGATVHGVELMYDAVKGTHTQVKASGGIHTASEAQEMINAGATRLGVSHSMAIIGK, from the coding sequence ATGGAACTAAGTAAATATATAGATCACACATTATTAATACCAGATGCTACCGAAAAACAAGTTGATGAAGTGATACAGCAAGCTGTTGATAATCATTTTCATGCCGTTATGATAAACCCATATTGGGTGAAGAAAGTAAGCGAGGCATTAAAGGGCACAAAAATTTCTACAGCTTGTGTAATAGGATTCCCGTTGGGTGCCAATACTACTAGAATAAAAACTTTAGAAGCTGAGGATGCTATTGCAAATGGTGTAAATGAAATAGATATGGTCATGAATATTGGTGAAATGAAATCAGGTCACTACGACAAAGTTGAAGAAGATATTCAGGCTGTAGTTAATGTGGGACACGCTTCGAATAAAATTGTTAAAGTTATAATTGAGACATGTTTATTAACAGATAATGAGATCACAAAAGCTTCTAAGATTGTTGCCAAAACCGGTGCAGATTTTGTTAAAAGTTCAACAGGGTTTTCAACAGAAGGTGCAACCGTTCATGGCGTGGAGTTAATGTATGACGCAGTTAAGGGGACGCATACACAGGTTAAAGCTTCAGGTGGTATACACACAGCTAGCGAAGCACAAGAGATGATTAACGCCGGAGCCACAAGATTAGGTGTAAGTCACAGTATGGCAATTATTGGAAAATAG
- a CDS encoding tetratricopeptide repeat protein, which translates to MSFWSKLFKSTKDPDSNNKGSANPATKLSEEEKSKIESEIKQLNDQIKSEKNADSESDDFSKKKAEVLTQLGKDYQRIGNIDEAINAYETSLKCNEDFGPAFDGLLTLYDEKRKQASYAKDNDEIQKWLNKSDSLTALSKKIMRSK; encoded by the coding sequence ATGTCTTTTTGGTCAAAATTATTCAAGTCTACAAAGGATCCGGATTCAAATAATAAAGGATCTGCAAATCCAGCGACTAAATTATCAGAAGAAGAAAAATCAAAGATAGAATCAGAAATAAAGCAATTAAACGATCAAATTAAAAGTGAAAAAAATGCTGATTCAGAATCAGACGATTTTAGTAAAAAGAAAGCGGAGGTATTAACTCAGTTAGGCAAGGATTATCAAAGGATTGGCAATATTGATGAAGCAATTAATGCATATGAGACTAGTCTTAAGTGCAATGAAGATTTTGGTCCAGCCTTCGATGGTTTGCTTACATTGTATGACGAAAAACGCAAGCAAGCTTCATATGCCAAAGATAATGATGAGATTCAAAAATGGCTTAACAAGAGTGATAGCCTTACAGCTTTGTCAAAGAAAATCATGAGATCCAAATAG
- a CDS encoding class II fructose-bisphosphate aldolase, producing the protein MAYKTLKEVLKDAEDNNFTVGAFNAHNLEMVPAMIEAAHEEGAPVVIQTSVATARYVGMSNFVAVCKSMATNEAVDVVLHLDHARDIKDIEDAIAAGYSSVMFDGSLLSFKENIEKTKRVVDFAHARGVSVEGEIGTIGGTEEGFTVKEGNYTRPEDAVKFLQECDVDALAVGVGTHHGQFQSKTKLNFPLIEELHKKLNRPMVIHGGTGVKEEDYHRLTENGIRKFNVGTEILVAWTKKAKEMFGETEVNNSLRNNIIPCNDEVNKIIKHKIELFMNK; encoded by the coding sequence ATGGCTTATAAAACTTTAAAAGAAGTATTGAAAGATGCGGAAGATAATAACTTCACTGTAGGTGCATTCAATGCTCATAATTTAGAAATGGTGCCAGCAATGATTGAGGCTGCTCATGAAGAAGGAGCGCCAGTAGTTATTCAAACATCTGTCGCTACTGCACGCTACGTGGGTATGTCTAATTTTGTTGCGGTATGTAAGAGTATGGCAACTAATGAAGCTGTTGACGTAGTTCTTCACCTCGACCATGCACGTGATATTAAGGATATTGAAGATGCAATTGCAGCTGGCTATAGTTCGGTAATGTTTGATGGTTCACTACTTTCATTTAAAGAAAATATTGAAAAGACTAAGAGAGTTGTTGACTTTGCTCATGCACGTGGAGTGTCTGTGGAAGGCGAGATTGGTACCATTGGTGGTACAGAAGAAGGATTTACTGTTAAAGAAGGAAATTATACTCGTCCAGAAGATGCTGTTAAATTCTTACAAGAATGTGATGTAGATGCGTTAGCTGTTGGTGTAGGTACTCATCATGGTCAATTTCAGTCTAAGACTAAGTTGAACTTTCCGTTAATCGAAGAATTACATAAAAAGCTGAATAGACCAATGGTTATTCATGGTGGTACTGGTGTTAAAGAAGAAGATTATCATAGATTAACTGAAAATGGTATTAGAAAATTTAATGTAGGTACTGAGATTTTGGTAGCATGGACTAAAAAGGCTAAAGAAATGTTTGGTGAAACGGAAGTTAATAATTCTTTGAGGAATAATATTATTCCGTGTAATGATGAAGTTAATAAAATTATCAAACATAAGATTGAATTATTTATGAATAAGTAA
- the cbpA gene encoding cyclic di-AMP binding protein CbpA has protein sequence MLIKSSVIKKDYLTTVNEHVTLEEALKILEDSGFRCVPILDDTGTIFRGNIYKMHIYRHKSQGGDMSLPVTYLLKNATKTIKVNSPFFKVFFTIKDLPYIAVLDEDNKFYGILTHSKLLDMLSDAWNVKNGSYVLTVLTDDSRGNLVKMSKIITKYCNIAGTMTLDASAGQLGGNFVRRILFTLPAGVSEETLKEIVSKLDHKGYVVSEIEDLQAGMTLMSDENPGVYINQEKK, from the coding sequence ATGCTTATCAAATCTTCAGTTATTAAAAAAGATTACTTAACAACAGTTAATGAACACGTGACTCTTGAGGAAGCCCTGAAAATCCTTGAAGATTCCGGTTTTAGGTGTGTGCCGATTTTAGATGATACCGGAACAATCTTTCGGGGCAACATCTACAAGATGCACATCTACCGCCACAAATCCCAGGGCGGCGATATGAGTCTGCCAGTTACTTATCTACTTAAAAACGCAACTAAGACAATCAAGGTTAATTCACCGTTTTTCAAGGTTTTCTTTACCATCAAAGATTTACCTTATATCGCTGTGCTAGACGAAGACAATAAGTTTTACGGTATCTTAACCCACTCCAAACTGTTAGACATGCTGTCTGATGCTTGGAATGTCAAAAATGGTTCCTATGTTTTGACCGTCTTGACAGATGACTCGCGGGGCAATTTAGTTAAAATGTCCAAAATCATCACTAAATACTGTAACATCGCAGGAACAATGACTTTGGATGCTTCGGCTGGTCAATTAGGCGGCAATTTTGTCCGCAGAATTTTGTTTACCTTACCTGCTGGTGTCAGCGAAGAAACATTGAAGGAGATCGTCAGCAAGTTGGACCACAAGGGGTATGTGGTTTCCGAGATCGAAGACCTGCAAGCAGGAATGACCTTGATGAGCGACGAAAATCCGGGCGTTTACATTAATCAAGAGAAGAAATAA
- the rbsK gene encoding ribokinase: MNTVTIIGSINLDTNLRVERMVRPGETIHAKEHYSAAGGKGANQAMAAARCGTRTNFIGAVGNDLPGKQMLNLLKDEGINISGIQTIKDESTGQAFITVDDVGQNSITLYSGANYDFTVDDVAQNADLINSSDFVLAQFETPLAATLRGFQIAHEKGIKTILNPAPAIKEIPQELLEVTDMITPNETEAETITGVHVTDLASAKQAADKLHALGVSAVIITIGAKGAFYDFAGQSALVPAYKVKAVDTTAAGDTFIGAMVSQLKPDFSNLKAAINFANKASSLTVQSYGAQPSIPYKKEVEQIK, encoded by the coding sequence ATGAACACTGTGACAATTATTGGAAGCATCAATCTTGACACCAACTTACGGGTTGAACGGATGGTTAGGCCGGGTGAAACGATTCATGCCAAAGAGCATTATTCGGCTGCTGGGGGCAAAGGCGCCAATCAAGCGATGGCTGCTGCTCGCTGCGGAACCCGGACGAATTTTATCGGGGCGGTCGGCAACGACTTGCCGGGCAAACAGATGCTGAACTTACTTAAAGATGAAGGAATTAATATTTCCGGTATTCAGACAATCAAAGATGAATCAACGGGTCAAGCCTTTATCACGGTTGATGATGTGGGGCAAAATTCGATCACGCTTTATTCTGGCGCCAATTACGATTTTACGGTTGATGATGTTGCACAGAATGCCGACTTAATAAATAGTAGTGATTTTGTGCTTGCTCAGTTTGAAACACCGCTTGCGGCAACGCTCAGGGGTTTTCAGATTGCCCATGAGAAGGGAATAAAAACCATTTTAAATCCAGCTCCCGCAATTAAAGAAATTCCGCAGGAATTGCTGGAAGTGACCGACATGATCACACCTAATGAAACCGAAGCCGAAACGATCACCGGGGTGCACGTTACAGATTTAGCCAGTGCTAAACAAGCGGCAGATAAACTGCATGCCTTGGGTGTTTCAGCTGTGATTATCACGATTGGGGCCAAAGGAGCTTTTTATGATTTCGCGGGGCAATCTGCATTGGTGCCGGCATACAAGGTTAAAGCAGTTGATACAACTGCTGCCGGTGATACTTTTATCGGGGCCATGGTCAGTCAACTCAAACCGGATTTTTCTAACTTGAAGGCAGCAATTAACTTTGCCAACAAGGCTTCATCACTGACCGTTCAGAGCTATGGTGCGCAGCCATCCATTCCGTACAAAAAAGAAGTTGAGCAAATTAAATAA
- the acpS gene encoding holo-ACP synthase — MIKGVGIDVVEVARVKKIVARGDSFAKKVLTPNEFAQYKKMQGKRKVEYLGGRFSLKESFSKAMGTGLGKEVGLQDVETLWNDVGHPVMTSTKFSGKIFPSISHDNHEIVTLVVLEEE; from the coding sequence ATGATTAAAGGTGTAGGAATTGATGTCGTGGAAGTTGCTCGGGTCAAAAAAATTGTTGCTCGCGGCGATTCTTTTGCCAAGAAAGTTTTGACACCAAATGAATTTGCCCAGTACAAAAAAATGCAGGGCAAACGCAAGGTGGAATATTTGGGCGGACGCTTTTCACTCAAGGAATCCTTTTCGAAGGCAATGGGAACAGGCTTGGGCAAAGAGGTCGGTCTGCAGGATGTGGAAACACTGTGGAATGATGTTGGACATCCGGTGATGACGTCGACCAAGTTTTCCGGCAAGATTTTTCCCAGCATTTCGCACGATAATCACGAAATTGTTACATTGGTAGTTTTGGAGGAAGAATAA
- the pth gene encoding aminoacyl-tRNA hydrolase — MKIIAGLGNPGKKYDQTKHNTGFMALDNYLRKNNLALDKDKFEGLWTKQKVAGEDAIFLEPQTFMNDSGRSVAQVANFFKVKPEDIMIIHDDMDMPIGKIRLRAGGKSGGHNGIKSIIRDLGTDKFNRLKIGIRHPEKATVVSWVLTPFNDEQQKLMDAAFATSGEIIADFIAGKSCQYLMNKYN; from the coding sequence ATGAAAATTATTGCAGGGTTAGGCAACCCCGGGAAGAAATATGATCAAACTAAGCACAATACCGGATTTATGGCGTTGGATAATTATTTGCGCAAAAATAATTTAGCCCTAGACAAGGACAAGTTTGAAGGCTTGTGGACCAAGCAAAAGGTTGCAGGTGAAGATGCCATCTTTCTTGAACCGCAGACTTTTATGAATGATTCGGGCCGCTCAGTTGCCCAAGTAGCTAATTTTTTCAAAGTTAAGCCGGAAGACATTATGATTATTCATGATGATATGGACATGCCGATTGGTAAGATCCGGCTTCGTGCCGGCGGCAAGTCCGGTGGGCACAACGGGATAAAAAGCATCATCCGTGACCTGGGAACAGACAAGTTCAATCGGCTGAAGATCGGTATTCGCCATCCGGAAAAGGCGACGGTGGTTTCATGGGTTTTGACACCGTTTAACGATGAGCAACAGAAGTTGATGGATGCGGCTTTTGCCACCAGTGGTGAGATCATTGCCGATTTTATTGCTGGTAAAAGCTGCCAATACCTGATGAATAAGTATAATTAG
- a CDS encoding type B 50S ribosomal protein L31, with protein MKQGIHPDYQQVVFMDSATGAKFLAGSTLTAKETVDYEGKTYPLIRVEISSDSHPFYTGKQKFAQADGRIERFNKKYGMNNK; from the coding sequence ATGAAACAAGGTATACATCCAGATTACCAACAAGTTGTCTTTATGGACTCGGCTACAGGTGCTAAATTCTTAGCTGGTTCAACTTTGACAGCAAAGGAAACAGTAGATTATGAAGGTAAGACTTACCCATTAATTCGGGTTGAAATTTCTTCAGATTCCCACCCATTCTATACTGGCAAACAGAAGTTTGCTCAAGCAGATGGCCGGATCGAGAGATTCAACAAGAAATATGGCATGAACAACAAGTAA
- the murF gene encoding UDP-N-acetylmuramoyl-tripeptide--D-alanyl-D-alanine ligase, translating into MKMQLAEIAKALGATCSGNSETIITSVAFDSRKIKEGGLFIPLKGERDGHDFIVSAINNGAAATLWEKGHPNKPEKIAVIEVDDPLMAMQALAKYYLGKVNPTVVGITGSNGKTTTKDMTAAVLTKRFNVHKTEANFNNEIGVPLTILEMKPNTEILVLEMGMDHAGQLHHLSELTHPDVTVITMIGEAHIEFLGSRAHIADAKMEITDFLQEDGELIYNGDEPLLRERAAKLEQDQATFGFSESDTVYATKFRSYKHHASFWINGSKQKFMIPMIGKHNVSNAMAALSVGRYFGETDEEIANALADFAPTANRMEWEKGDVGEDIMSDVYNSNPTAVRAVITSFGQIRVPAGGRRIAVLGDMLELGERSASLHAGLTDCLDPQVINEVYLLGTQMKNLYDALQGKYAPAQLHYYGQDHMQRMIDDLKNDIKPDDIVVLKGSHGMHLEQVVERLR; encoded by the coding sequence ATGAAAATGCAACTGGCAGAAATTGCCAAGGCACTTGGTGCAACTTGTTCGGGTAACAGTGAAACAATTATTACTTCTGTTGCCTTTGACTCTAGAAAAATTAAAGAAGGCGGCCTCTTTATACCTTTAAAAGGTGAAAGAGATGGGCATGATTTTATTGTTAGTGCAATTAATAATGGTGCTGCCGCCACTTTATGGGAGAAGGGGCACCCAAATAAACCTGAAAAAATTGCGGTGATTGAAGTTGACGATCCGCTAATGGCAATGCAGGCTTTAGCCAAATATTATTTGGGCAAGGTAAATCCAACGGTTGTCGGCATTACCGGCTCAAACGGCAAGACGACAACCAAGGACATGACGGCGGCCGTCTTAACCAAACGCTTCAATGTTCATAAGACCGAAGCCAATTTTAATAATGAGATTGGTGTGCCGCTGACAATTTTGGAAATGAAACCCAATACGGAAATCTTGGTTTTGGAAATGGGGATGGATCATGCGGGCCAACTCCACCATTTGAGTGAGTTAACGCATCCTGATGTGACTGTGATCACCATGATTGGTGAAGCACATATTGAGTTTTTGGGCAGCCGGGCGCATATTGCAGATGCAAAAATGGAAATTACGGATTTCTTGCAAGAAGACGGCGAATTGATTTATAACGGTGACGAGCCGCTTTTAAGAGAACGGGCAGCAAAGCTTGAACAGGATCAGGCAACTTTTGGTTTTAGTGAAAGTGACACTGTTTACGCCACAAAATTTCGCAGTTATAAGCACCATGCCAGCTTCTGGATAAACGGCTCAAAGCAGAAATTTATGATTCCGATGATTGGCAAGCACAACGTTTCTAATGCGATGGCAGCATTATCAGTTGGCCGTTATTTCGGGGAAACTGATGAAGAAATTGCCAATGCTCTGGCCGATTTTGCTCCTACGGCCAACAGAATGGAATGGGAAAAAGGCGATGTGGGTGAAGATATCATGAGTGATGTTTATAACTCCAACCCCACTGCTGTACGCGCCGTTATTACCAGTTTTGGGCAAATTCGGGTGCCAGCTGGCGGTCGTCGAATTGCTGTTTTGGGCGATATGCTTGAACTAGGCGAACGGTCGGCAAGTTTACATGCGGGCCTGACTGATTGCCTTGATCCCCAGGTGATTAACGAAGTTTATTTGCTGGGAACGCAAATGAAGAATTTATATGATGCTTTACAGGGTAAATATGCCCCTGCACAATTGCATTATTACGGACAAGATCACATGCAACGCATGATTGATGATTTAAAGAATGATATTAAGCCGGACGACATCGTGGTTTTAAAGGGCTCACACGGGATGCACCTGGAACAAGTAGTTGAGCGGCTTAGATAG
- the alr gene encoding alanine racemase yields the protein MVPGRHRPAVVRVDLSAIRENVAEEVKRLKPKQKLFAVVKANAYGHGAIPVAKTALKAGADGFCVALLDEALELRQAGIVKPILVLGVTPAEDAPLAAVHDVSLAVPNLAWLKQAEQFLQEEQLQLKIHLAIDSGMGRIGFSEDDEFVAANKFLTANKSFFIEGMFTHFASADSSDERYFQKQVARFNHMKELLTIKPKWIHVDNTAASVFDKNVPSDIVRFGIGIYGLNPSSNPASPDLHAALKLRPALSLVSELTHVKIIHQGDGVGYGSTYVADGDQVIGTVPVGYADGWLRKFQGFKVKVGDSYCPIVGRVCMDQFMVRLPQTMPVGTKVVLISNDPAEPNNIKAAADYLDTIHYEVACMLNDRLPRVYDNE from the coding sequence ATGGTTCCAGGCAGGCACCGGCCCGCAGTTGTTCGGGTCGATTTGAGCGCAATTAGAGAAAATGTTGCAGAAGAAGTTAAACGGTTGAAGCCTAAGCAGAAATTATTTGCGGTGGTCAAGGCTAATGCATATGGTCATGGTGCGATTCCAGTGGCCAAAACCGCCCTTAAAGCTGGCGCAGATGGCTTTTGTGTGGCGCTTCTTGATGAGGCGTTGGAGTTGCGGCAGGCAGGAATTGTTAAGCCGATTTTAGTTTTAGGCGTTACACCTGCGGAAGATGCACCGCTAGCGGCAGTCCATGATGTTTCGCTAGCCGTACCTAATCTTGCTTGGCTAAAGCAGGCTGAACAGTTTTTGCAAGAAGAACAGCTGCAGCTGAAGATTCATTTAGCAATTGATTCCGGAATGGGTCGAATTGGTTTTAGTGAAGATGACGAATTTGTTGCGGCTAACAAATTTTTAACGGCCAACAAATCTTTCTTTATCGAAGGCATGTTTACTCATTTTGCCTCGGCCGACAGCAGTGATGAGCGGTATTTCCAAAAGCAGGTTGCACGTTTTAACCATATGAAAGAACTGCTGACAATTAAGCCGAAGTGGATCCATGTGGATAATACTGCCGCAAGCGTTTTTGACAAAAATGTCCCGAGTGATATCGTTCGTTTCGGCATTGGTATCTATGGCTTGAATCCATCTTCTAATCCGGCCAGTCCAGATTTGCACGCTGCCCTAAAATTACGGCCAGCGCTGTCATTAGTCAGCGAATTGACACATGTTAAAATTATTCATCAGGGCGACGGTGTCGGCTATGGCTCGACTTACGTGGCCGATGGCGACCAAGTTATTGGCACCGTGCCGGTAGGTTACGCCGATGGCTGGCTGCGCAAGTTTCAGGGTTTTAAGGTAAAAGTGGGCGATAGTTACTGCCCAATTGTCGGGCGGGTGTGCATGGACCAGTTCATGGTGCGTTTGCCGCAGACCATGCCAGTCGGGACCAAGGTTGTTCTGATTTCTAATGACCCGGCAGAACCCAATAACATTAAAGCGGCCGCTGACTATTTGGACACAATTCACTACGAGGTGGCCTGCATGCTCAATGACCGCTTGCCGCGCGTCTATGATAATGAATAA
- a CDS encoding AAA family ATPase produces MKRTLLLLAGSPGTGKTYFDNLIRKEIPGFNETSIDVFKESMYDEYGFNNQSEKNELDEKAYKLFYKSIESLMEQGKSIICDYPFSYRQHDTLEKLAEKYNFQIITITLRADLNILYERQKKRDLDPERHLGYLMNHYHKGDVVEDRTKVDIQRPKEEFEAFNQKRDYAHFKLGKTIFLNVSDFSKVDYTGTIEKIKSWIK; encoded by the coding sequence TTGAAAAGAACCCTGCTACTTCTCGCTGGCAGCCCTGGGACGGGAAAGACATATTTTGATAATTTGATTAGAAAAGAGATTCCTGGCTTTAACGAAACATCAATAGATGTTTTTAAAGAAAGTATGTATGATGAGTATGGGTTTAATAATCAGTCTGAAAAAAATGAACTTGATGAGAAAGCCTATAAACTTTTTTATAAGAGTATCGAAAGTTTGATGGAACAGGGCAAATCAATTATTTGTGATTATCCTTTTTCTTATCGTCAACATGATACTTTAGAAAAATTAGCTGAAAAATACAATTTTCAAATAATCACTATTACTTTAAGAGCTGATCTTAATATTTTGTATGAACGTCAAAAGAAACGTGATTTAGATCCTGAACGTCATTTAGGATATCTTATGAATCATTATCATAAAGGTGACGTTGTAGAAGATAGGACTAAAGTTGATATTCAGAGACCAAAAGAAGAATTTGAAGCATTCAACCAAAAACGTGATTATGCTCATTTCAAACTTGGAAAAACGATATTTTTAAATGTTTCTGATTTTAGTAAAGTTGATTATACAGGGACCATAGAGAAGATCAAGTCATGGATTAAATAA
- a CDS encoding DEAD/DEAH box helicase — protein MKFSELGLNDELLKAIKRSGFEEATPIQEQTIPLALAGKDVIGQAQTGTGKTAAFSLPILQNLDKHSKTIQALILEPTRELAIQTQEELFRLGRDEKARVQVVYGGADIGRQIRSLKHHVPAILVGTPGRLLDHLKRKTINLENVNTIVLDEADEMLDMGFIKDIESILGYVKNRKQTLLFSATMPQPILRISEKFMHDPEIVRIKAKELTADLIDQYFVRAKDSEKFDIMCRLIDVEGPDLALVFVRTKRRVDEVNRGLQARGYNSAGIHGDLSQDRRMSVLKRFRAGKLDILVATDVAARGLDISGVTHVYNYDIPQDPDSYVHRIGRTGRAGQNGISVTFVTPNEIGYMRTIEQLTKKKMTPLLPPTDDEALHGQLKLAKSKIEDLMKDDLTKYTKDANDLLENYSALDLVSAFLKNLAKDSSDVEVKISSEKPLPYKGNGRRSGGHGGYRGRSSRNGSRGRGNYRSGRRDSGNRYGHGRRGNGGGHKFVIKNKKD, from the coding sequence GTGAAATTTTCGGAATTAGGATTAAATGATGAGCTGTTAAAAGCAATTAAACGATCGGGCTTTGAGGAAGCAACGCCGATCCAGGAACAGACAATTCCTCTTGCTTTAGCCGGTAAGGATGTGATCGGCCAGGCACAAACGGGTACTGGTAAAACAGCTGCTTTTTCGCTGCCGATTTTACAAAACCTGGATAAACACAGCAAGACGATTCAAGCTTTGATACTTGAACCGACGCGTGAATTGGCGATTCAAACCCAAGAGGAACTTTTCCGCCTAGGCCGTGATGAAAAGGCCCGGGTACAGGTTGTTTACGGTGGTGCCGATATTGGTCGGCAGATTCGCTCGCTTAAACACCATGTACCGGCCATTTTAGTTGGCACCCCCGGACGCCTGCTTGATCACCTTAAGCGCAAGACGATCAATCTTGAGAACGTTAATACAATAGTTTTGGACGAAGCTGATGAAATGCTGGACATGGGCTTTATCAAGGATATTGAAAGCATTTTGGGCTATGTGAAAAACCGCAAGCAGACCCTGCTCTTCAGTGCAACCATGCCGCAACCGATCTTGCGCATCAGCGAAAAGTTTATGCATGATCCGGAGATTGTCCGGATTAAGGCCAAAGAATTGACCGCGGATCTGATTGACCAGTATTTTGTTCGGGCCAAGGATTCGGAAAAATTTGATATTATGTGTCGCCTGATTGATGTTGAAGGGCCAGATCTGGCGCTAGTTTTTGTCCGAACTAAGCGCCGCGTCGACGAAGTCAACCGCGGCTTGCAGGCACGCGGCTACAATTCAGCCGGAATTCATGGTGACTTGTCACAGGACCGGCGAATGAGTGTTTTGAAACGATTCCGTGCTGGTAAACTGGATATTTTGGTGGCAACTGATGTTGCTGCTCGGGGCCTAGATATTTCGGGTGTAACCCATGTTTATAACTACGATATCCCGCAGGATCCGGATTCATATGTTCACCGGATTGGCCGTACGGGGCGTGCTGGTCAAAACGGAATTTCGGTAACTTTTGTCACTCCGAATGAAATTGGCTACATGCGCACAATTGAGCAGTTAACCAAGAAAAAGATGACACCGCTCCTTCCGCCAACTGATGATGAGGCACTTCATGGTCAGCTGAAACTGGCTAAGTCTAAGATTGAAGACCTGATGAAGGATGACTTGACCAAGTACACCAAGGATGCTAATGACTTGCTGGAAAATTATTCAGCCCTTGATCTAGTTTCCGCCTTTTTGAAAAATCTGGCTAAGGATTCTTCTGATGTGGAGGTTAAGATCAGTTCGGAAAAACCGTTGCCGTATAAGGGTAACGGCCGCCGCAGTGGCGGTCATGGCGGATATCGCGGTCGCAGCAGTCGGAATGGCAGCCGTGGCCGTGGAAATTATCGCAGCGGTCGCCGTGATAGTGGTAATCGTTATGGCCATGGTCGGCGCGGCAATGGCGGTGGTCACAAATTTGTGATTAAAAACAAAAAAGATTAA